A single genomic interval of Tsukamurella paurometabola harbors:
- a CDS encoding MarR family winged helix-turn-helix transcriptional regulator: MDRPQLLTELVDEVFRAGAVLLAEGDELAAGIGTTAAGWRVLGLLADGAATVADIARRRGLRRQSVRETVERLERDGLVVREPNTADRRAPLVALTDRGRAALRAVEPARADWAERRSAGLDPADLVAALRLLRRLREG; the protein is encoded by the coding sequence ATGGACCGCCCGCAGCTGCTCACGGAACTGGTCGACGAGGTCTTCCGGGCGGGCGCCGTCCTGCTCGCGGAGGGCGACGAACTGGCCGCCGGGATCGGGACGACGGCCGCCGGATGGCGCGTGCTCGGGCTGCTGGCCGACGGTGCCGCCACCGTCGCCGACATCGCGCGGCGCCGCGGCCTGCGCCGCCAGAGCGTGCGGGAGACGGTGGAGCGCCTCGAGCGCGACGGCCTCGTCGTGCGGGAGCCGAACACCGCGGACCGTCGTGCGCCCCTCGTCGCGCTCACGGACCGGGGCCGCGCCGCGCTCCGCGCCGTCGAACCGGCCCGAGCGGACTGGGCCGAGCGCCGGTCCGCCGGCCTCGACCCCGCGGACCTGGTGGCCGCGCTGCGCCTGCTCAGGCGCCTGCGCGAGGGCTGA
- a CDS encoding ATP-dependent DNA helicase UvrD2 translates to MIEALDPEQQEAVLAPRGPVCVLAGAGTGKTRTITHRIAHQVSTGHVAAGQVLAVTFTSRAAGEMRARLRSLGIGGGDGQPGVQAVTFHAAAMRQLRYFWPRAIGDTRWELLDNKFPVIGRAARDCDLRPETDTIRDLLAEIDWAKASLVTPETYAKAVEDAGRTSPMAPGTVADVYAAYERRKTDQDGNRLLDFDDLILVTAAILEDNHVVAEEFRDRYRSFVVDEYQDVTPLQQQLLNAWLGDRDDLTVVGDANQTIYSFTGATPSYLLDFTRRFEDATIVRLQRDYRSTPQVVALANKVIGAAQGRVAGTRLELIGQRPDGPAPVYAECDDEPAEAKLVAKRIKELLVQGVPASEIAILYRINAQSAVHEAALTEAGIPYQVRGGSAFFERPEIGQAVRALMDRAGQFGGVAGEELLSLVKGALEPLGLTAEAPDGARALERWQALGALVELTADLAKERPGLTLAELIGELRARAEAKHPPTMQGVTLSSLHAAKGLEWDAVFLVGLTEGSVPISQAIAKGDPEPIEEERRLLYVGVTRAREHLHLSWALARNEGGRRTRKRTRFLDVVAGQADAGRPRIDAGPSRGKRRSSDICRVCGGILDTREEKLRSRCEDCPSDLNDALVEALKIWRTGQARDQQVPPYTIFSNATLFAIAEHQPRTRAQLVRINGIGSTKVEKYGDEVLALVSEHA, encoded by the coding sequence GTGATCGAAGCACTGGACCCGGAGCAGCAGGAGGCGGTTCTCGCGCCGCGCGGACCGGTGTGCGTGCTGGCGGGTGCGGGCACCGGCAAGACCCGCACCATCACGCACCGCATCGCGCACCAGGTGTCCACGGGGCACGTCGCCGCAGGTCAGGTCCTCGCCGTCACGTTCACCTCGCGTGCGGCGGGGGAGATGCGGGCGCGGCTGCGCAGCCTGGGCATCGGCGGGGGCGACGGTCAGCCGGGCGTGCAGGCGGTCACCTTCCACGCCGCCGCGATGCGCCAGTTGCGGTACTTCTGGCCGCGCGCGATCGGCGACACCCGCTGGGAGCTGCTGGACAACAAGTTCCCCGTGATCGGCCGCGCCGCCCGCGACTGCGACCTGCGGCCCGAGACCGACACCATCCGCGACCTACTCGCCGAGATCGACTGGGCGAAGGCCTCGCTCGTCACGCCGGAGACATACGCCAAGGCGGTCGAGGACGCGGGCCGCACCTCCCCGATGGCCCCGGGCACCGTCGCCGACGTCTACGCCGCCTACGAGCGGCGCAAGACCGACCAGGACGGCAACCGCCTGCTCGACTTCGACGACCTGATCCTGGTCACGGCCGCGATCCTCGAGGACAACCACGTGGTCGCGGAGGAGTTCCGCGACCGCTACCGCAGCTTCGTCGTCGACGAGTACCAGGACGTCACCCCGCTGCAACAGCAGCTCCTCAACGCCTGGCTCGGTGACCGCGACGATCTCACGGTGGTGGGCGACGCGAACCAGACGATCTACTCGTTCACCGGTGCCACCCCGAGCTATCTGCTGGACTTCACGCGCCGCTTCGAGGACGCCACCATCGTCCGGCTGCAGCGCGACTACCGCTCCACCCCGCAGGTGGTCGCGCTCGCCAACAAGGTGATCGGCGCGGCGCAGGGCAGGGTCGCCGGTACGCGGCTCGAGCTCATCGGCCAGCGCCCCGACGGGCCGGCCCCCGTCTACGCCGAGTGCGACGACGAGCCCGCCGAGGCCAAGCTCGTCGCCAAGCGCATCAAGGAGCTGCTCGTGCAGGGCGTCCCCGCCAGCGAGATCGCCATCCTCTACCGGATCAACGCGCAATCGGCCGTGCACGAAGCCGCCCTCACCGAGGCGGGCATCCCCTACCAGGTGCGCGGCGGCAGCGCGTTCTTCGAGCGGCCCGAGATCGGGCAGGCCGTCCGCGCGCTCATGGACCGGGCGGGTCAGTTCGGCGGCGTCGCGGGCGAGGAGCTGCTGTCGCTGGTCAAGGGGGCGCTGGAGCCGCTCGGCCTCACCGCGGAGGCGCCCGACGGTGCCCGGGCCCTCGAACGGTGGCAGGCGCTCGGCGCGCTGGTCGAGCTCACCGCCGACCTGGCGAAGGAGCGGCCCGGCCTCACGCTGGCCGAGCTCATCGGCGAGCTCCGCGCCCGCGCCGAGGCCAAGCATCCGCCCACGATGCAGGGCGTCACCCTCTCGTCGCTGCATGCGGCGAAGGGCCTGGAATGGGACGCGGTCTTCCTCGTCGGCCTTACCGAGGGTTCGGTGCCGATCTCGCAGGCCATCGCCAAGGGCGATCCCGAGCCGATCGAGGAGGAGCGCCGCCTGCTCTACGTCGGCGTCACGCGCGCCCGCGAGCACCTGCACCTGTCGTGGGCGCTGGCGCGCAACGAGGGCGGCCGGAGGACCCGCAAGCGCACGCGCTTCCTCGACGTCGTCGCCGGGCAGGCCGACGCGGGCAGACCCCGGATCGACGCCGGGCCGAGCAGGGGCAAGCGCCGCTCCTCCGACATCTGCCGGGTGTGCGGCGGCATCCTCGACACCCGCGAGGAGAAGCTGCGTTCGCGCTGCGAGGACTGCCCGTCGGACCTCAACGACGCGCTCGTCGAGGCGTTGAAGATCTGGCGCACCGGCCAGGCCCGGGACCAGCAGGTGCCCCCGTACACGATCTTCTCGAACGCGACGCTGTTCGCGATCGCCGAGCATCAGCCGCGCACCCGCGCGCAATTGGTGCGGATCAACGGCATCGGTTCGACCAAGGTGGAGAAGTACGGCGACGAGGTGCTCGCGCTCGTTTCCGAACATGCCTGA
- a CDS encoding potassium channel family protein, which produces MSARTTFRRRSKSELTDLPDHALVSVLRIPAGDSTNPWRAIGARVLVALGALFLAVFIVYLERDGYRDSAIEAGLDGKTSLTFLDCLYYATVSLSTTGYGDITPVTQSARLINVLLITPLRILFLIVLVGTTLQVLTERSRQAFKIQRWRSAVHNHTIVVGYGTKGRTAVSAMINDGIEPSKIVVVDTDQAALEVAEIDGLVTVRGDATKADVLRLAGAPRAASIIIGANRDDAAVMVTLTARELAPRAKIVASIRESENTHLLRQSGADSVVVSSETAGRLLGMATTTPSVVEMIEDLLSPGDGFNIAEREVTRVEVGRSPRHLPNIVLGVVRKGNLYRVDSPAVSVVEAGDRLLFVRNADVKAPG; this is translated from the coding sequence ATGTCCGCACGCACCACGTTCCGCAGACGGAGCAAGTCCGAACTGACGGATCTTCCCGACCATGCGCTGGTCAGCGTCCTGCGCATCCCCGCGGGCGACTCCACCAACCCGTGGCGCGCCATCGGCGCCCGGGTTCTGGTGGCCCTCGGCGCGCTGTTCCTCGCGGTGTTCATCGTCTACCTCGAGCGCGACGGCTACCGGGATTCCGCCATCGAGGCGGGGCTCGACGGCAAGACGTCCCTGACCTTCCTCGACTGCCTCTACTACGCCACCGTCTCCCTCTCGACCACGGGCTACGGCGACATCACGCCGGTCACCCAGTCCGCGCGCCTGATCAACGTCCTGTTGATCACCCCGCTGCGGATCCTGTTCCTCATCGTCTTGGTCGGCACGACGCTCCAGGTGCTCACGGAGCGGTCCCGCCAGGCGTTCAAGATCCAACGTTGGAGGTCTGCTGTGCACAACCACACGATCGTCGTGGGCTACGGCACGAAGGGCCGCACCGCGGTCAGCGCGATGATCAACGACGGCATCGAGCCGAGCAAGATCGTCGTCGTCGACACCGATCAGGCGGCCCTGGAGGTCGCCGAGATCGACGGGCTCGTCACCGTCCGCGGCGACGCGACGAAGGCCGACGTGCTGCGGCTCGCCGGCGCGCCGCGCGCCGCGTCCATCATCATCGGCGCCAACCGGGACGACGCCGCGGTGATGGTCACGCTGACCGCCCGAGAGCTGGCGCCGCGCGCCAAGATCGTCGCGTCGATCCGCGAGTCCGAGAACACGCACCTGCTGCGCCAGTCCGGGGCCGACTCCGTGGTCGTCTCCTCCGAGACCGCGGGCCGCCTGCTGGGCATGGCGACCACCACCCCGTCGGTCGTGGAGATGATCGAGGACCTGCTCTCGCCCGGCGACGGCTTCAACATCGCCGAGCGCGAGGTGACCCGCGTCGAGGTGGGCCGCTCCCCGCGGCACCTGCCGAACATCGTGCTCGGCGTGGTCCGCAAGGGGAACCTCTACCGCGTCGACTCGCCCGCGGTATCGGTCGTCGAGGCTGGCGACCGGCTGCTGTTCGTCCGCAACGCCGACGTCAAGGCGCCCGGCTAG
- a CDS encoding acyl-CoA dehydrogenase family protein — protein MTDRTTEDLAEGIARSRDTDYLDMEALLSDEEKDLLVKVRKFGDKELLPIVNDYWERGEFPFEILPKLRELKIVGDTMTGYGITPMTAVGQGLVSYELGRIDGSIATFLGVHVGLAMQSIYILGSEEQRQRWLPAMANLDKIGAFALTEPDHGSDSVALEATATRDGSDWILNGLKRWPGNATWCDVIVVFARDTGDGKVKAFVVEKGDPGYSATKIGGKVSLRMVQNADIVLDDVRVPDDRRLVNCNGFPDVSKVLMGTRNAVAWSSTGHAVAAYEIALTYAQRRIQFGKPIAATQSVQSKLVEMLADVTSMQLYCIRLGRLLDEGAVTDTMAALAKYYCSVKARHVCRMARDVLGGNGITLDFHVMRHLCDMEALVTYEGTAEIQSLLVGREVTGKSAFV, from the coding sequence ATGACGGACCGGACCACTGAGGACCTGGCGGAGGGCATCGCCCGCTCCCGCGACACCGACTACCTGGACATGGAGGCGCTGCTCTCCGACGAGGAGAAGGACCTGCTGGTCAAGGTCCGCAAGTTCGGCGACAAGGAGCTGCTGCCGATCGTCAACGACTACTGGGAGCGCGGGGAGTTCCCCTTCGAGATCCTGCCGAAGTTGCGCGAACTGAAGATCGTCGGCGACACCATGACCGGCTACGGCATCACACCCATGACCGCCGTCGGGCAGGGCCTCGTCTCCTACGAGCTGGGCCGCATCGACGGCAGCATCGCCACCTTCCTCGGCGTGCACGTGGGCCTGGCCATGCAGTCGATCTACATCCTCGGCTCCGAGGAACAGCGGCAGCGCTGGCTGCCGGCGATGGCGAACCTCGACAAGATCGGCGCGTTCGCGCTCACCGAGCCCGACCACGGTTCGGACTCGGTCGCGCTGGAGGCCACGGCCACGCGCGACGGGAGCGACTGGATCCTCAACGGTCTCAAGCGCTGGCCCGGCAACGCGACGTGGTGCGATGTGATCGTCGTGTTCGCCCGCGACACCGGCGACGGCAAGGTGAAGGCCTTCGTGGTGGAGAAGGGCGACCCGGGGTACAGCGCCACCAAGATCGGCGGCAAGGTCTCGCTGCGCATGGTGCAGAACGCCGACATCGTGCTCGACGACGTGCGCGTGCCCGACGACCGGCGGCTCGTCAACTGCAACGGCTTCCCGGACGTGTCCAAGGTGCTCATGGGCACCCGGAACGCGGTCGCCTGGTCGTCGACGGGGCACGCGGTCGCGGCCTACGAGATCGCGCTGACCTACGCCCAGCGCCGCATCCAGTTCGGCAAGCCGATCGCGGCCACGCAGAGCGTCCAGAGCAAGCTCGTGGAGATGCTCGCCGATGTCACGTCGATGCAGCTCTACTGCATCCGCCTCGGGCGCCTCCTCGACGAGGGCGCCGTCACCGACACCATGGCGGCCCTCGCCAAATACTACTGCAGCGTGAAGGCCCGGCACGTCTGCCGGATGGCCCGCGATGTGCTGGGCGGCAACGGGATCACCCTCGACTTCCACGTCATGCGACACCTGTGCGACATGGAGGCGCTGGTCACCTACGAGGGCACCGCGGAGATCCAGTCGCTGCTCGTGGGCCGCGAGGTCACGGGCAAGAGCGCCTTCGTCTGA
- a CDS encoding TIGR03621 family F420-dependent LLM class oxidoreductase — MVDFRFGVALGATTSRMAWMERCRRAEALGFDVIGVPDHLGMLAPFPAMLLAAEATERVRLTTFVINAPFYSPALLARDAATVDLLTDGRVELGLGAGYAAAEFDRAGIPFPTARERVDLLDATAAAVRAAFTAPRRTPRPAQPGGPPLFIAGWGDRLLGVAARHADIVGLTGARTDDAGRLRLTTEAAAAERIAHLSSLLGDRAGTVEINLVIQALLPSGTGRPEFLTERVMWDEATPEAYVSVLVGTPRDMADRLLALRERLGIGYVTVIDHNLEAMARVVELLRA; from the coding sequence GTGGTGGATTTCCGGTTCGGCGTCGCCCTCGGCGCCACGACGTCCCGCATGGCGTGGATGGAGCGCTGCCGCCGCGCGGAGGCGCTCGGCTTCGACGTGATCGGCGTGCCGGATCACCTCGGCATGCTCGCCCCCTTCCCCGCGATGCTGCTCGCGGCCGAGGCGACGGAGCGGGTCCGCCTCACCACGTTCGTGATCAACGCGCCGTTCTACAGCCCCGCGCTGCTCGCGCGCGACGCCGCCACCGTCGACCTGCTCACGGACGGGCGGGTGGAGCTCGGCCTCGGCGCGGGGTACGCCGCCGCCGAGTTCGACCGGGCGGGCATCCCGTTCCCGACGGCGCGGGAACGCGTCGACCTGTTGGACGCCACGGCCGCCGCGGTGCGCGCCGCCTTCACGGCCCCGCGCCGTACTCCGCGGCCGGCCCAGCCCGGTGGGCCGCCGTTGTTCATCGCCGGGTGGGGCGACAGACTGCTGGGCGTCGCGGCGCGGCACGCCGACATCGTCGGGCTGACGGGTGCCCGCACGGATGACGCCGGCCGCCTCCGCCTCACCACGGAGGCCGCCGCGGCCGAGCGCATCGCGCACCTGAGCAGCCTGCTGGGCGACCGCGCGGGCACCGTCGAGATCAACCTGGTGATCCAGGCGCTCCTCCCGTCGGGAACGGGCCGGCCGGAGTTCCTCACCGAACGGGTCATGTGGGACGAGGCCACGCCGGAGGCGTACGTCAGCGTGCTCGTGGGCACCCCGCGCGACATGGCGGACCGCCTGCTCGCGCTCCGGGAGCGGCTCGGGATCGGCTACGTGACGGTGATCGACCACAACCTGGAGGCCATGGCCCGGGTCGTGGAGCTGCTGCGGGCCTAG
- the nudC gene encoding NAD(+) diphosphatase, with protein MAKLSLTVPPLLSRYHVDRADELRADDAALDAAWATAKVLRLDPRGRFDLDGTDLVFARGHEVAPSRPREAVLLGRVDGAIVFALRVDVFDGADLRMRGHLLSPVDSALLAQALGILNWHATAGFSPVDGAPTVPGKAGWVRTTADGREEFPRTDGAMITLVHDGADHVLLGRQHQWPERLFSLFAGFVEPGESLEQCVARELREEAGIEVDEITYVASQPWPFPRSLMLGFTARASRDAVLDFRDGEIAEAQWFSRTQVREALAAGDWSTDAPDAPLLLPNSISIARAITEAWAAA; from the coding sequence GTGGCGAAGCTCAGTCTGACCGTGCCCCCGCTCCTCTCCCGCTATCACGTCGATCGCGCCGACGAACTGCGCGCGGACGACGCCGCGCTCGATGCGGCCTGGGCGACCGCGAAGGTGCTGCGCCTGGACCCGCGCGGCCGCTTCGACCTCGACGGCACCGACCTCGTCTTCGCCCGCGGGCACGAGGTCGCGCCGTCGCGTCCGCGCGAGGCCGTGCTGCTGGGCCGCGTCGACGGGGCGATCGTCTTCGCGCTGCGCGTCGACGTGTTCGACGGCGCCGACCTGCGCATGCGCGGCCACCTGCTCTCGCCGGTCGACTCCGCGCTGCTCGCGCAGGCCCTCGGCATCCTCAACTGGCACGCCACCGCCGGGTTCTCGCCCGTCGACGGTGCGCCGACCGTCCCCGGCAAGGCGGGGTGGGTGCGCACCACCGCCGACGGTCGCGAGGAGTTCCCGCGCACCGACGGCGCGATGATCACCCTGGTGCACGACGGTGCCGACCACGTCCTGCTCGGCCGCCAGCACCAGTGGCCAGAGCGGCTGTTCTCGCTGTTCGCGGGTTTCGTCGAGCCGGGCGAATCGCTGGAGCAGTGCGTCGCGCGGGAGCTGCGCGAGGAGGCGGGCATCGAGGTCGACGAGATCACCTACGTCGCCAGCCAGCCCTGGCCGTTCCCGCGCTCGCTGATGCTCGGCTTCACCGCCCGTGCCTCCCGCGACGCGGTGCTCGACTTCCGGGACGGCGAGATCGCCGAGGCGCAGTGGTTCAGCCGCACCCAGGTCCGCGAGGCGCTGGCCGCCGGCGACTGGAGCACGGACGCCCCCGACGCGCCGCTCCTGCTGCCCAACTCCATCTCCATCGCCCGCGCGATCACCGAGGCCTGGGCGGCCGCCTAG
- a CDS encoding VOC family protein, with translation MTASLSRLVVSVSALDPALAFYAGLLGLRRTATAGELAWLATADGVEVMLHERPATPSDTAVALGLAVPDLDGTVETWAGRGGDVVDPPEERPWGERMAVVRDPDGHLVCLSQSAPSAGPA, from the coding sequence ATGACCGCGTCCCTCTCCCGCCTCGTCGTCTCCGTCTCCGCTCTCGACCCCGCCCTCGCCTTCTACGCGGGCCTCCTCGGCCTGCGGCGCACGGCCACCGCGGGCGAGCTCGCGTGGCTCGCCACCGCCGACGGCGTCGAGGTCATGCTCCACGAACGGCCGGCGACCCCCAGCGACACCGCGGTCGCCCTCGGACTCGCGGTCCCGGACCTGGACGGCACCGTCGAGACCTGGGCCGGCCGGGGAGGCGACGTCGTGGACCCGCCCGAGGAGCGCCCGTGGGGCGAGCGGATGGCCGTCGTGCGCGACCCGGACGGACACCTGGTGTGCCTGTCGCAGTCCGCACCGAGCGCCGGACCCGCCTAG
- a CDS encoding acyl CoA:acetate/3-ketoacid CoA transferase: MSIDPILMPTATSPIRDAVVTAKEAVRLVRDDDHLVLEGFAGQGFAEELVLALEERFLATGSPKDLSLVFTVAQGDRGERGTVHLCHDGMLKRAMGGHYGMSPALQKLALSGEIEAYNLPQGVIAQLLRDTGAGKPGLLTHVGLGTFADPRLGGGKVNDATTEDRVRLMEIDGREYLFYKAFDRLDVAFLRGTTADPSGNVTMEKEALTLEALETAIAVHNKGGLVIVQVERIAERGSLNPRDVKIPGALVDCVVVASTPAHHTQSWGSQYNPAMSGEIRQPMGWIDPMPLDPRKVIARRAALELRPNSVVNLGIGVPEGVAAVAAEEGVLEYLTLTAEPGVIGGMPAGGTDFGSAINADAILAQPSQFDFYDGGGLDAAFLGMAQADGAGNVNVSRFGPRLAGAGGFINISQNAKAVYFLGTFLAPSRTEVADGAILTSDGPAAPKFVPSVDQRTFSGEYARRSGQPVMYITERCVFRLSERGMELIEIAPGIDLHRDVLDLLGFEPVMDAPPAIMDPRIFRDDPMGLRDDLLSVPLEARFSYDERRNLFFMNFEGVAVRTEEEVARAADEIERRLAEIGRPVNVVINYDNFVLGPDLVDDYATRVRRMSKYYASVTRYTTSAFLRLKLADHLADRGLAPHLYESRTEAVAATNPAGAD; the protein is encoded by the coding sequence ATGTCCATCGATCCCATCCTGATGCCCACGGCCACGTCCCCGATCCGCGACGCGGTGGTCACCGCGAAGGAGGCCGTGCGCCTCGTCCGCGACGACGATCACCTCGTGCTGGAGGGCTTCGCGGGGCAGGGCTTCGCGGAGGAACTGGTGCTGGCCCTGGAGGAACGCTTCCTCGCGACGGGGTCGCCGAAGGACCTGTCGCTGGTGTTCACCGTCGCGCAGGGCGACCGGGGCGAGCGCGGCACCGTCCACCTGTGTCACGACGGGATGCTGAAGCGGGCGATGGGCGGCCACTACGGCATGTCCCCGGCGCTGCAGAAGCTCGCACTGTCGGGCGAGATCGAGGCCTACAACCTGCCGCAGGGCGTGATCGCGCAGCTGCTGCGCGACACCGGCGCCGGGAAGCCGGGGCTACTGACGCACGTCGGCCTCGGCACCTTCGCCGATCCCCGCCTGGGCGGAGGCAAGGTCAACGACGCCACCACGGAGGACCGGGTCCGGCTCATGGAGATCGACGGTCGCGAGTACCTCTTCTACAAGGCCTTCGACCGGCTCGACGTGGCCTTCCTCCGCGGCACCACCGCGGATCCGAGCGGCAACGTGACGATGGAGAAGGAGGCGCTGACGCTCGAGGCGCTGGAGACGGCGATCGCGGTGCACAACAAGGGCGGCCTCGTGATCGTGCAGGTCGAGCGCATCGCCGAACGCGGCTCGCTGAACCCGCGCGACGTGAAGATCCCCGGAGCCCTGGTGGACTGCGTCGTCGTCGCGAGCACGCCCGCGCACCACACGCAGTCGTGGGGCTCGCAGTACAACCCGGCGATGAGCGGCGAGATCCGCCAGCCGATGGGGTGGATCGACCCGATGCCGCTCGATCCGCGCAAGGTGATCGCGCGCCGCGCCGCGCTGGAGCTGCGCCCCAACTCCGTGGTCAATCTCGGCATCGGCGTCCCCGAGGGCGTCGCGGCGGTCGCGGCCGAGGAGGGGGTCCTCGAATACCTCACGCTCACCGCCGAGCCCGGCGTCATCGGCGGCATGCCCGCGGGCGGTACCGATTTCGGTTCCGCCATCAACGCCGACGCGATCCTCGCGCAGCCCTCCCAGTTCGACTTCTACGACGGCGGCGGGCTCGACGCCGCCTTCCTCGGCATGGCCCAGGCCGACGGTGCCGGCAACGTCAACGTCAGCCGGTTCGGTCCGCGCCTCGCGGGCGCCGGCGGATTCATCAACATCAGCCAGAACGCCAAGGCCGTCTACTTCCTGGGCACCTTCCTCGCACCGTCGCGCACGGAGGTCGCCGACGGTGCGATCCTCACCTCGGACGGTCCCGCGGCGCCGAAGTTCGTGCCGTCCGTCGACCAGCGCACGTTCTCCGGCGAGTACGCGCGCAGGTCGGGGCAGCCGGTCATGTACATCACCGAGCGGTGCGTCTTCCGGCTCTCCGAGCGGGGCATGGAGCTCATCGAGATCGCGCCCGGCATCGATCTGCACCGCGATGTGCTGGACCTGCTGGGGTTCGAACCCGTCATGGACGCGCCGCCCGCGATCATGGATCCGCGGATCTTCCGCGACGATCCGATGGGTCTGCGCGACGACCTGCTCTCGGTGCCGCTCGAGGCCCGGTTCAGCTACGACGAGCGGCGCAATCTGTTCTTCATGAACTTCGAGGGGGTCGCGGTCCGCACGGAGGAGGAGGTGGCCCGGGCGGCGGACGAGATCGAGCGGCGGCTCGCCGAGATCGGGCGGCCCGTCAACGTGGTGATCAACTACGACAACTTCGTGCTGGGGCCCGACCTCGTCGACGACTACGCCACCCGGGTGCGCCGGATGAGCAAGTACTACGCGTCCGTGACGCGGTACACGACGTCGGCGTTCCTGCGGCTCAAGCTGGCGGACCACCTCGCCGACCGGGGGCTCGCCCCCCACCTCTACGAGAGCCGGACGGAGGCGGTCGCCGCGACGAATCCCGCCGGCGCGGACTAG
- a CDS encoding mycoredoxin, with protein MSQLTMYTTSWCGYCNRLKTGLKANGIEWTEINIEEDPSAAEFVQGVNGGNQTVPTVKYEDGTTATNPSLADVKRKLGV; from the coding sequence ATGAGCCAGCTGACGATGTACACGACCTCGTGGTGCGGTTACTGCAACCGCCTGAAGACGGGCCTCAAGGCCAACGGGATCGAATGGACCGAGATCAACATCGAGGAGGATCCGTCGGCCGCGGAGTTCGTGCAGGGCGTCAACGGCGGCAACCAGACGGTGCCCACCGTCAAGTACGAGGACGGCACCACCGCGACCAACCCGTCGCTCGCCGACGTCAAGCGCAAGCTGGGCGTCTGA
- a CDS encoding sulfurtransferase, producing MIEPFVDAAWVRANPGVILADTRCYLDGRSTREAYDAGHLPGAVFVDLDGYLAAEPSPAEGRHPLPTPEAFAAGLSAAGIGDGATVVAYDDAGGVMAARLVWLLRALGESAALLDGPFGPLDDTGTVDLPPATFTPRPWPADRLASIDEAAAGAVPVIDARPADRFRGENETVDPRAGHIPGAVSVPCRENVVDGALLPRAALRARYEEAGLRPGADFIAYCGSGVTACHDLLTSEHAGFPGGRLYPGSWSQYAATDRPAATGD from the coding sequence ATGATCGAACCGTTCGTGGACGCCGCGTGGGTGCGGGCCAACCCCGGCGTGATCCTGGCCGACACCCGCTGCTACCTCGACGGGCGATCGACCCGCGAGGCGTACGACGCCGGCCACCTGCCGGGCGCGGTGTTCGTCGACCTCGACGGTTACCTCGCCGCCGAGCCCTCCCCCGCCGAGGGCCGGCACCCGCTGCCCACCCCGGAGGCCTTCGCCGCCGGGCTCTCCGCCGCGGGCATCGGCGACGGCGCGACGGTGGTCGCCTACGACGACGCGGGCGGCGTCATGGCGGCCCGGCTCGTCTGGCTGCTGCGGGCGCTCGGCGAATCGGCCGCGCTGCTCGACGGCCCGTTCGGCCCCCTCGACGACACCGGCACCGTCGACCTCCCGCCCGCGACCTTCACCCCGCGGCCGTGGCCGGCGGACCGCCTGGCCTCGATCGACGAGGCGGCCGCCGGTGCGGTCCCCGTGATCGACGCGCGCCCCGCCGACCGGTTCCGCGGCGAGAACGAGACCGTCGACCCGCGCGCGGGCCACATCCCGGGCGCCGTCAGCGTGCCCTGCCGCGAGAACGTCGTCGACGGTGCCCTGCTCCCCCGCGCGGCCCTCCGCGCCCGCTACGAGGAGGCGGGCCTGCGCCCCGGCGCGGACTTCATCGCCTACTGCGGCTCGGGCGTCACCGCCTGCCACGACCTGCTCACCTCCGAGCACGCCGGCTTCCCCGGCGGCCGGCTCTACCCCGGCTCGTGGTCCCAGTACGCCGCCACCGACCGGCCCGCCGCGACCGGGGACTGA
- a CDS encoding WhiB family transcriptional regulator, protein MEDRPVERTVRTIDSISITRPTRVENRVPCRAGDPDLWFAEAPSDLERAKTLCGTCPLQRACLAAALERGEPWGVWGGQIFEQGVVIARKRPRGRPRKNAA, encoded by the coding sequence ATGGAGGACCGTCCCGTGGAACGGACCGTCCGCACCATCGATTCCATCAGTATCACCCGACCGACCAGAGTCGAGAACCGTGTGCCCTGCCGCGCCGGGGATCCCGACCTCTGGTTCGCCGAGGCCCCGTCGGACCTCGAGCGGGCCAAGACCCTCTGCGGAACCTGCCCCCTCCAGCGCGCCTGCCTGGCCGCCGCCCTCGAGCGCGGCGAGCCCTGGGGCGTGTGGGGCGGCCAGATCTTCGAGCAGGGCGTCGTGATCGCGCGCAAGCGCCCGCGCGGCCGGCCGCGGAAGAATGCGGCCTGA